The sequence below is a genomic window from Mycobacterium sp. ITM-2016-00316.
GCCACCCCCACCGAACGCGCCGTGCACGCCGCCCTGCACACCGCCTCGCTGGCGGCGCGCGCGCTGCGTCAGGGCCTGGACTCCGGATCCGCGGCCACGGCGGCGCCCTTCCTGCGCGGACTGACCGGCACCGACGGTGTCGCCTTGTTCAACGGCCACGGCGAGCTGCTGGCCGCCGACCCCGACGACGAGCTGATCTGGCAGCCCGATATCGCCGAAACCTGTGCATCCACCGCCGCGGAGTCGATCGCCGGCGAACGCCGCGTACTCAACGGTGTGCGCACCTCCACCGTGGTGGCCCAGCCGCTGTTGGCCGAGAACGGTGACGTGCTGGGCGTGCTGGTGGTCGTCACCGCGGGCAGCCCGGGCCCCGGGATGCTCGGCGCGATCGGCGAGGTCGCGCGCTACGCCGCCAGCCAGATCGAACTGGCCGAACTCGATGCGTCCCGGGCCCGGCTGGACAAGGCCGAGGTCTTGGCGCTGCGCGCGCAGATCAGCCCGCACTTCATCTACAACGCGCTCAACACCATCGCCTCGTTCGTGCGCACCGATCCCGCCCGCGCCCGCGAACTCATCCTGGAGTTCGCCGATTTCACCCGCTACTCGTTCCGGGCCGCCGGCCAGTACACCACCCTGGCCGAGGAACTGCGCAATATCGACCGCTACCTCACGCTGGAGCGGGCCCGGTTCGGCACCGCGCTGACGGTCCGCCTGCAGGTCGCCCCCGAGGTACTCAACGTGGTGGTGCCGTTCCTGGCGCTCCAACCGTTGGTGGAGAACGCGGTCCGGCACGGACTGGCCGGCCGCGGCGGCGGTTCGGTGGAAATCGTCGCCAACGATGCCGGCTCGGACTGTGTCATCACCGTCGAGGACGACGGCGCCGGAATGGATCCCGACACATTGCGGGCCGGCCAGGGCGACGCGCTGGCCGACCGCAGCGCCGACCAGTCCGCACACGTCGGCCTGACCAATGTCGACCATCGGCTGCGCGCGGCGTTCGGCAACGATTACGGTCTGGTGGTCGAAACGGCTGTCGGGGCGGGGACCAAGGTCATCATGCGGGTGCCGAAGTTCCGCTCCGGTGTGCGGGCCAGCGGAGGTGTCGCGTGAGCGTGACGGGTCTGACGGTCCTGGCCGTCGACGATGAGGCGCCGGCGCTCGACGAGCTGGCCTACTTGTTGGGCCAGCACCCCGATATCGCCTCGGTGCACACCGCGGGGGACGCCACCTCGGCCCTGCGCGAACTCAATGCGCATCCCATCGACGCCGTGTTCCTGGACATCAACATGCCGGGCTTGTCCGGCATCGAACTCGCCGGTGTGTTGCGCAACTTCGCGAACCGGCCCGCGGTGGTGTTCGTGACAGCGCACGACGACAAAGCGGTCGCCGCCTTCGATGTCGGCGCCGTGGACTACCTGCTCAAGCCGATCCGGCAGAACCGGCTCGACGAGGCCGTGCGCCGGGTGACGATCGCGCGCAACAACGAACCCGAACCGCCCGACGATCCCGACGCACCCGACTCCGATGTCATCCCGGCCGAGCTCGGCGGCATCACCCAGCTGGTACCGCGGGAGACCATCGGCTGGGTGGAGGCCGAAGGCGACTACGCCCGGCTACACGCGGCCACCGGAGCCCATCTGGTCCGGATTCCGTTGAGTGTCTTGGAAACCCGCTGGCGCGATCACGGCTTCCAACGCATACACCGGTCCTACCTCGTCTCCTTGCGGCTGGTGACCGGGCTGCGCACCGCAGAGGGCGCGGTGCTGGTCCGGCTGCGGGCCAACGGCGCCTCCCCCGCGGTGGAACTCCCGGTGAGCCGGCGCCAGGCCCGCGAGCTCCGCGACCGGTTGGTTCGGGATCCGATGCGCAACCTCAAGCCCGCGGGCTCCGATGACTGAACGACCGGAACGTCAACGAGTGGTGCTCGCGCACCGGCGCGGCGCGCGGATGGTGCGGACCCGCGTCGAGGTCCAGGAGCAGACCCAGGTGGGCGATGCGTTGGTGCGCGGTCTGATGCGCGCACAGCTGGGGCTCGCGCTGCGACTGGGTGCGGTCGTGGTGTTCGCCGTGGCGGGCATCGTGGTGTTGAACAGGGCGGCGCCGGACCTGACGGTGTTCGGGATGCGGCTGAACTGGCTGCTGCTGGCGGTGTTGGCCTATCCCCTGCTCTACGGTGTGGGACGGCTCTACGTGCGGCTGGCCGAACAGGGCGAGAAGGACTTCGTCCGGGTCGTCGACAGCGAACCGTGACCGGCTCACCGCTGACGGCGGCCGCCCTGCTGATTGCGGCGATCGCCACCGTGGTCATCGGTAGCTGGGGAGTTCGGCTGTCGCGCACCACGTCGGATTTCCTGGTGGCCTCCCGAAGCGTCGGACCGCGCTGGAACGCTGCCGCGATATCCGGCGAATATCTCTCCGCCGCATCATTTCTCGGGGTTGCCGGGCTGATCGCGAAGTACGGCGCCGACGCACTGTGGTATCCCGTCGGATTCACCGCCGGCTACCTCGGTCTGCTGTTGTTCGTCGCCGCTCCGCTGCGCCGCTCGGGCGCCTACACGGTTCCCGACTTCGCCGAGTTCCGGCTGGGCTCGGCGCGACTGCGCAAGGTGGCCATGCTCGTCGTGGTGATCATCTGTGTGTTCTACCTGGCGCCGCAGTACCAGGGAGCCGGTCTGGCGCTGAAAACGCTTCTCGGCATGCCGGTGTGGACCGGCCCCGTACTGGTCGGCGCGATCGTCATCACCAATGTGGTGGGCGGCGGAATGCGCTCCATCACCTTCGTGCAGGCCTTCCAGTACTGGCTGAAACTCACCGCGATCGCCATTCCGGCGCTGGCACTGCTCGGCCTGTTCGTGACCGACCGTGGCGAACTGGGCGGTCCGCTGCCGCCGAGCGTGGACCGCGAGACGACCGTGCAGGTCGAGACCGATGTGGTGGTCCAGGTGGTCGACCCGTCCGGGATCACGATGACCGGTCAGCTCGACGGAAAGACGGTGCGCGATGCCACCTTCGGCACTCCGGGCGAACACACCGTCGGCGCCGGGACCAGCCTCACCCTGGCCGCCGGCGCCGCCACCCCGGTGGTGGCCGGCACGCCGAGCACCGGCAGCGAATGGATCGTCTCCGGCGGCGGCCTGGGCGGCGGGCATCCGCTGTACCAGGTGATCTCGATCATCGTGGCGACCTTTCTCGGCACGATGGGCCTGCCACATGTGTTGGTGCGGTTCTACACCAACCGCGACGGGCGGGCGGCGCGGCGGACCGCGCTGGCCGTCATCGCGCTGCTGTCGTTCTTCTACCTCTTCCCCACCCTGCTCGGGGTGTTCTCCCGGCTGTACGTGCCGCAACTGCTGATCACCGGAACTGCCGATGCCGCAGTGCTGTTGGCGCCGGGCTCGGCCATCGGCGGAGCGCTCGGTCAAATGTTGGCCGCCCTGGTCGCGGCGGGCGCCATCGCGGCCTTCCTGGCGACCTCGTCCGGGTTGCTGGTCAGCATCGCCGGTGCGCTGGCCACCGATGTGATGCGCGGCCGGGTCCGCGACTTCCGCATCGCGGCGGTGATCGGCGGCGTCATCCCGATCCCGCTGTCCCTGCTGGTGGCCGATCTGGAACTGTCCCGCACCGTCGGGCTGGCGTTCGCCGTCGCGGCCTCCACCCTGTGCCCGCTGCTGGTGCTCGGCATCTGGTGGCGCGGGCTGACCGCCACCGGTGCCGCCTGCGGGTTGATCGTCGGCGGACTCGCCTGTGGTAGCGCGGTATTGGTGGAGATCACCGGAGGGATCGACGAGAACGTGCTGGGCGGTTGGCCCGCGGTGATGGTCGGCTATCCCGCTGCGGTGAGCGTTCCGGTGGCGTTCGCCACCATGATCGTGGTCAGCCGGTTCACCCGCGCCACCCCCGACGTTGCGCAGATCTTCGCCCGGATGCACGTCCCGGAACGGCTCGGCATGGGTGTCGAACGTCTACCGGAGGGCTGAGACTGCCCGTGGCCTTCAACCAGCCACTGGCGACTTGTGCTGCAATCTCGGCCACCGCTTATCGCCGGGTTCCGACCGCTCACCGCACCCCTGCCCGGCTTCGTCGTATCGCTTCGTTTTGTGACCCACATCTCAATTAGGTTCGGTACCCAACTGGTTCACAGTCGACGTCAGGAGTCATCCGGTGCCCGAGATCGATCTACCCGCGCGGCCTGCGCCCACCGGCGAGGAGTTCCTCGCCATGCAGGCCAGCCCCGAGTTCCAGGACTTGCGCAGCAGGCTGCGCAAATTCGTCTTCCCGATGACCGCGTTCTTCCTGATCTGGTACGGGATCTATGTCCTGCTCGGTGCGTTCGCCACCGAGTTCATGGCCACCCCGGTGTTCGGCAACGTCAACGTCGGCCTGATCATCGGGCTCGGCCAGTTCCTGACCACGTTCATCATCACCGGTCTTTACGTCCGCTTCGCCAACCGCGATCTGGACCCGCGTTCGGCGGCCATCCGCGAAGAGCTGGAAGGACCCCTGCGATGAACCTCCTGGCAGCAACCGAGACGGTGGGCAACCCCATCGCCAACATGGCCATCTTCGGCGTGTTCGTCGTCGTCACCATGGTCGTGGTGATCCGCGCCAGCAAGAAGAACGCCACCGCCGACGAGTTCTTCACCGGCGGCCGCGCCTTCTCCGGCCCACAGAACGGCATCGCGATCGCCGGTGACTACCTGTCGGCAGCCAGCTTCCTCGGCATCGCCGGCGCCATCGCCGTCTACGGCTACGACGGCTTCCTCTATTCGATCGGCTTCCTGGTCGCCTGGCTGGTGGCCCTGCTGCTGGTCGCCGAATTGTTGCGTAACACAGGCCGATTCACCATGGCCGACGTGCTGAGCTTCCGATTGAATCAGCGCAAGGTCCGGGTCGCGGCCGCCACTTCGACGCTGACGGTCTCGCTGTTCTACCTGCTGGCGCAGATGGCCGGCGCGGGTGGCCTGGTGGCGTTGCTGATGAACATCAACAGCCGTACCGGACAGTCGATCGTGATCGCCGTCGTCGGTCTGCTGATGATCGTCTACGTCTTGGTCGGCGGCATGAAGGGCACCACCTGGGTGCAGATCATCAAGGCCGTGCTTCTGATTGCCGGCGCCGGAATCATGACCGTGATGGTGCTCGCCAAGTTCGGGATGAACTTCTCCGAGATCCTCGGCTCGGCGCAGGCCGCCATCTCCGGGGCCACCACCGAAGGTGTCGCCAGCCGTGACGTGCTGGCGCCCGGCGCCCAGTACGGCGGATCGCTGACCTCCCAGATCAACTTCATCTCGCTGGCGCTGGCGCTGGTGCTCGGCACGGCCGGTCTGCCGCACGTGCTGATGCGGTTCTACACGGTGCCCACCGCCAAGGAGGCCCGCAAGTCCGTCGTGTGGGCCATCGCCCTGATCGGCGCGTTCTACCTGTTCACCCTGGTGCTCGGCTACGGCGCCGCGGCGCTCGTCGGCCCGGATCGCATCCTCAGCGCTGCGGGCGGCGTGAACTCGGCGGCCCCGCTGCTGGCACTGGAACTCGGCGGTGTCGTTCTGCTCGGCATCATCTCGGCGGTGGCCTTCGCGACCATCCTGGCGGTCGTGGCCGGTCTGACCATCACCGCGTCGGCGTCCTTCGCCCACGACATCTACGCCGGCGTGTGGAAGAAGCACAAGGTCACCGAGGACGAGCAGGTGCGGGTCTCCCGCATCACCGCGGTGGTGCTGGGCATCGTGGCGATCGGTCTCGGCATCCTGGCCAATGGACAGAACGTCGCCTTCCTGGTGGCGCTGGCCTTCGCCATCGCCGCGGCGGCCAACCTGCCCACCATCGTGTATTCGCTGTACTGGAAGCGGTTCAACACCCGCGGTGCGCTGTGGAGCATGTACGGCGGTCTGATCTCGACGCTGATCCTGATCATCTTCTCCCCCGCCGTGTCGGGTGCGAAGACCTCGATGATCCCGGGTGCGGACTTCGCCTGGTTCCCGCTGGCCAACCCGGGGATCGTGTCCATCCCGCTGGCATTCGCGCTCGGCATCATCGGCTCCCTCACCTCGAAGGACACCGGTGACCCAGCGATCAACGCGGAGATGGAGGTGCGGTCGCTGACGGGGGTGGGCGCCGAGAAGGCTGTTGCGCACTAGCCACGAGGATTACCAGGCCCGGCGGCGGTGTTGTTCACGCGAGTGAACACCCGCCGCCGGTCCTTTGCCTTTGCAGCACTGGCCTATGCCTTCGCCGCCGCGATGGTCGGCACCACCCTGCCCACTCCGCTGTATGCGCTCTACGCCGAGCGGATGCACTTCTCCGTCCTCACCACGACGGTGATTTTCGCGGTCTACGCGCTGGGTGTGCTGGCAGCACTGCTGCTCTTCGGGCGGTGGTCGGATGTCCTCGGCAGGCGCCCGGTGCTGTTGGCCGGCCTGGCCTTCGCGATCGCCAGCGCGGTGGTGTTCCTGGCCGCCGACAGCGTGGCGATGCTGCTCGTGGGGCGCTTCCTGTCGGGTCTGTCGGCGGGACTGTTCACCGGTACCGCCACCGCCGCGGTGGTCGAGGCGCTGCCGACCGCGCAGCGGGAGCGCGCCGCGATGGTGGCCACCATCGTCAACATCGGTGGCCTCGGTATCGGTCCGGTGTTGGCCGGCGCGCTCGCCGAATACGTGCCGCACCCGCTGACACTGCCGTTCGTCGTGCACATCGTGCTGGCTGCGCTGGCGGCGGGGGCGGTGCTCATCGCGCCGGAAACCTCGCCGCGCACCGGTCGAATCGGCCTGCAGCGTCTCACCGTTCCCGCCGAGGTGCGCGCAGTGTTCCTGACAGCAGCCACCGCCGCGTTCGCCGGCTTCGCCGTGACGGGCCTTTTCGCCGCGATCGCACCGTCCTTCGTCGCCGACGTCGTCGGGATCGCCAACCATGCCGTCGCCGGCGCCATCGCCGGGTCCATATTCCTGGCCTCCGCCGTCGCTCAGCTCGCCGGCCGCCGCATCGTCCCGGCCACCGCGGTCGCCTGGGGCTGCGCGATCCTGGTGGTGGGCATGGTGATTCTGGCTGTCGCCCTGACCTTTTCGTCGCTGACGGGGATCATCGTCGCGGCCGTGGTAGCCGGCACCGGGCAGGGTATCAGCTTCAGCCGGGGCCTGGCCGCGGTGGTCGAGCAGGTGCCCGCGAAGCAACGCGGCGAGATCAGCTCGACCTATTTCGTGGTGGGCTACGTGGCGATCTCGGTGCCGGTGGTCGGCGTGGGGTTTGCCGCGCAGGCCTGGGGGCTACGCGCCGCCGGGGTGAGCTTTGCCGCCGCGGTGGCGGTGCTGTCGCTGGGCTGCCTCGTCGCGATCCTGCTGCAGAGCAGGCACCAGGCCCGATTGAGTGGTTCTACTCAGGCCTGACATCGGTCTCCGCAGCTAGATTCGGATCATGGCCATCGCAGCGTTCCCGACGGTCGCCGAGGTGGCGGCGAGCACCCCGCCCGAGCGGGACCGCGCCATCGACGTCATCCGCATCACCGCACTGGTGGGTGTCGTCATCGGGCACACCGTCATGGCCACCAGCATCATCCGCGACGGCGTCTTCCACTGGGAAAACCTGCTCACCACATCAGTGGTGTTCCAGGCCCTGACCTGGGTATTCCAGATCATGCCGCTGTTCTTCTTCGCCGGGGTGGCGGCCTCTGCGCACACCTACGCCGGCGCCTGGGGCGGCTGGCTGCTCAAACGCTGCACCCGGCTGTACCGTCCGGTGTTCTACTACCTGGCGTTCTGGACGGTGGCGCTGATGGTGGCGCACCGCGCGCTCCCGGTGCACGTGTACGAGCCGATCGCCGGTATCTCGATCCAGTTGCTCTGGTTCCTCGGCGCCTATGTCCTTGTACTGGCTGCGGTTCCGCTGCTCACCCGGATCAACACCGCGGGCCGGTTGGTCGCCGCCGTCGCCACCCTGTACGCATCGGTCGCCGTCATCGATGTCATCCGGATCAATGAACCGAGCTGGAACTGGCTGGGTTACGCCAATCTTGCGGTATGGCTGGTGCCCGGCATGTTCGGTGTCGCCTACCGGTACCGGCTGCTCACCACTTCGAACGCGGCCGTCCTCGGGGTGTCGATGCTGGCGATCAATCTCGCGCTCGTGCGGTTCGGACCGTACGAACCCAGCCTGGTCGGCATCGAGGGCCAACAGCTGAAGAACATGGCGCCGCCGTCTTTGCTGCTGGCCGGCCACGCAATCATGATGTGCGCGTTCGCGATTGCCGCCGCGCCCGGCATCGGCCGGTGGGCCCGGCGTCCGCGGGTGTGGTGGTTGACGGCGATCGGCAACAGCGGCGCCATGACGTTGTACCTGTGGCACATCCCGGCGCTGCTCGGTATGCACCTGGCCTTCGATCTGATGGGGCTGCCCCGCTACCCGGGGCAACCGCATTTCGTCGCGCTCAGCATCGTCCAGCTCGTGGTGATGGCCGTACTGGTCACCGCCTTGTTCGTGGCCCTGCGCCCGCTGGAGAACAATCCGCTGCCGTATTGGGACGGCGGCACGGTCGGCGAATCCGGGGTGCGCAGCGCCACGGTGGGCGCGCTGTTGTGCCTCGCGGGTGCGGCCACCCTGGCCTCGGTGGGCTGGGGAATGAAGGGGCTCGGGCTCTATTGCGTCGCGCTGATGCTGGGCGCGCTCGTCGGTGCCCGCAGTCTGTCGCGTTAGCCGCTCTTGCGGCGGAACTCCCGACGGTTCTCCACCGGGCCGTGCGCGCCGCGCGGCTGTTTACGGCCGGCTTCGGCATGTGACACGCCGTCCGCGGTCTGCGTCTTCTTCCGCTCCAGCGCCTCCCGGAACTTGCGCTTGGTGTCGTCTTCGGGAGTCTCGTCGGCCATACCGACAGCCTAGCCTTCTCACCTGATCCCGGGCGGCATCCCGTACAGATGGTTGATCGGCAGGGTCAGCAGCACCCGCCGGTCATCGACCATGGCCCGGCGGTAATCGTCCCAGTCCGGATGTTCACCGGCGATGTTGCGGTACAAGGCAATCAACGCCTCAACGGTGTCATCTCCCGCGTTCGCGGCAGGTGGGGTGAGCACGGCGTCCCCCTCGGCGACGGCGTAGGCCCAGCCGTCGTCGGAGGACACGTGGATGGAGGCACGCGGGTCGCGGCGCAAATTGCGGGTCTTGGCGCGCGGTTCGGTCACCGATACCTGCAGGGCGACATTGCGCGCGTCGAACCAGTACGAGACGTTGGACAGCTGTGGTCGCCCGTCCTTCTTCACCGTGGCCAGCACCCCCAGCGAGTTCCCACTGATCAATGCCAACAGCTTGTCGTCGAAAACCTGGCGCCCCATCACACGAGAGTACGACTCTACGATCGGGGACATGAGTGGTCTGACGGGTATCGACGGCACAAGTTTGGGGGGCGTGTCCGCGACCACGCTCTGGACCCTGCACAATCGCGGCACCGAGGCCAAACGTTCGGACGGCGTGATCCGCGACCCGTGGGCGGTCACCCTGTTCGACGCCATCAGATACGACTACCGGAAATTCGGGAAACCCAACCAATCGCACGCCTTGCGGGCCCGGGCGTTCGACGCGGCGGCCATCGACTATCTGACGACGCACCCGAAGGCATCTGTGGTGGCGCTGGCCGAAGGCCTGCAGACCAGCTTCTGGCGGCTGGCCCGGGCCGGTGTCGCCGACGAATTGACCTGGTATTCCATCGATCTGGAACCCGTGATGGAGCTGCGCCGCCGACTGCTGCCGCGCAATGACCGGATTGTCGAACTGGCGCAGTCCGCGCTGGACCGCAGCTGGATGGACCAGGTGAAAACCGACGACGGGGTGTTCATCACCGCCGAAGGTCTGTTGATGTATCTGGAGCCCGAGGATTCACTGAGCCTGATCGCCGACTGCGCGGCCCGCTTCCCGGGCGGGCAGCTGATGTTCGACTCGATCCCGCACTGGTTCAGTCGCCGCACCCTGTCCGGGCTGCGACTGTCCGACCGCTACCTCACCCCGGCGATGCCGTTCGCGATGACCGCCGATGAGGGGCTCGCGCTGGCCGGCAGCATCGACGGGGTACGAAGCGCCCGCGATGTCTCGCTGCCACCCGGTCGCGGACTGTGGAAGCTCGCAAGTCTGTCGACGCTGGACCGTATCGGCGCCTTCCGGCGGGCCCGGCCCAGTGTCACCCTGCTGGAGTTCGGCTGATGACGCGGTATGCCGCGTTCCTGCGCGGTGTGAACGTCGGCGGCGTCACACTCAAGATGGCGGAGGTGGCGGCGGTGTTCACCGCGGCCGGATTCACCGACGTGAAGACGATCTTGGCGAGCGGGAACGTGCTGCTGAACAGCTCATCATCGGCGGACGCGGTCCGCATGAACGCCGAAGCCGCGCTGCGGGCGAGCTTCGGCTACGACGCCTGGGTACTCGCGTATCCGGTCGACACCGTCCGGGACATATCGGAGAACTATCCCTTCGAGCGCGAGGTTCCCGAGCATCACTCCTACGTCACCTTCGTCAGCGACGCCGATGTGCTGGAAGAACTGACGACGCTGGCCGCTGCGGCCGGGGAGGCCGCCGCCCGCGGGGACGGAGTGCTCTATTGGCAGGTGGCCCGATCGTCGACGCTGAACTCCGCGATCGGCAAGACGATGGGCAGAAAGCGTTACAAGTCCTCGACCACCACCCGCAACCTGCGCACCCTGGACAAAGTCCTCGCATCGGTACATTCGACACGGTGACTACCCCGCGAGCCGATGCCAGCACCTTGACCGGAGTTTCCGAGACCGCACTGTTGACGCTGCTGGTCCGCGCGACCGAAGCCCGCCGGGCCGACAGGATCATCGACGACCCGGTGGCCGTCGACCTGGTGGACGGCATCGACTTCGATTTCGGGAAGTTCGGATCGGCCAAACGCCAGGACATGGCGTTACGCGCGCTGGCTTTCGACCGCGAGACGAAGAACTATCTGCGCGCGCATCCGTCGGCGACGGTGGTGGCACTCGCCGAGGGTCTGCAGACCAGCTTCTACCGGCTCGACGCCTGCGACGTCGGACACGACTTCCGTTGGCACACGGTCGATTTCCCGCCTGTCGTGGCGGTCCGGGAGAAGCTGTTGCCGCCTTCGGAACGCATCTCGGTGAGCGCACAGTCCGCACTGGACTTCAGCTGGATGGACGACGTCGACGATTCCCAGGGCGTCTTCATCACCGCTGAGGGCCTGCTGATGTACCTGCAGCCCACCGAAGCGCTCGCGCTGATCACCGAATGCGCCAAGCGTTTTCCCGGCGGACAGGTGATGTTCGACCTGCCGCCCCACTGGTTCGCATGGTGGGCGCGTCAAGGTCTGCTGCGCCCCTCGCTGCGGTACACGGTGCCACCGATGCCGTTCAGCCTGTCGGTATCGCAGGCCGCCGACCTGGCGCACACCATCCCCGGGGTGCGGGCGGCGCACGATGTGGAGTTGCCGGAAGGCCGTGGCACGGTGCTCAACGCGCTGATCTGGGCGTCCTACCGACTCCCGGTGATCGATCAGCTGCGCGGGGTCACAACGCGGCTGGAATTCGGCTGACGGCACCGAACTTCAGCGCCGCATCCTGCACGGGCCCGTTGCGCAGCACATCGGCGTCGACGGTGTAGTTCATCGTCATCTGCCACGGACCGTGCACGCCCTGGCGTGGGATCTCGTTGATCGCACGCTGCACATAGCCCGCCGCGAAGTCCAGCAGCGGCTTGGTGGGCATCGCCGGATCATCGAGTTCGGCACGTACGTGAGCGAATCCGTGATCGTCCATGTAGCTGAGCAGCCGGCAGAAGTGCTCACACAAGAGCCCGACCTTCAGCGTCCACGACGAGTTGGTGTATCCGAAGGCGAACGCGAAGTTCGGGATCCCGCTGAGCATGATGCCCTTGTAGGCCACGGTCCGGGCGAAGTCGACCGGTTCGCCGTCCACGGTGAGGGTGATCCCGCCGAAGAGTTGAACGTTCAACCCGGTGGCGGTGACGATGATGTCGGCGTCGAGTTCACGACCGGACTCCAGCAGGACACCGTTCTCGGTGAAGCGCGAGATCCGATCGGTGACCACCGAGGCGCTGCCGTTGCTGATGGCCTCGAACAGATCACCGTCGGGCACCGCGCACAACCGTTGATCCCACGGGTTGTACTTCGGGCTGAAGTGCTCATCGACCGGGTAACCGTCGGGCAGTTTTGCGGCGTTGATCCGGCGGATCAGCCGGCGCGCGGCGGTCGGATACTTCTGGCAGAACGTATAGACCGCACGC
It includes:
- a CDS encoding sensor histidine kinase, which codes for MSGQIALTLAVALLLAAVAAVLVVRTRRVVATPTERAVHAALHTASLAARALRQGLDSGSAATAAPFLRGLTGTDGVALFNGHGELLAADPDDELIWQPDIAETCASTAAESIAGERRVLNGVRTSTVVAQPLLAENGDVLGVLVVVTAGSPGPGMLGAIGEVARYAASQIELAELDASRARLDKAEVLALRAQISPHFIYNALNTIASFVRTDPARARELILEFADFTRYSFRAAGQYTTLAEELRNIDRYLTLERARFGTALTVRLQVAPEVLNVVVPFLALQPLVENAVRHGLAGRGGGSVEIVANDAGSDCVITVEDDGAGMDPDTLRAGQGDALADRSADQSAHVGLTNVDHRLRAAFGNDYGLVVETAVGAGTKVIMRVPKFRSGVRASGGVA
- a CDS encoding LytTR family DNA-binding domain-containing protein; this translates as MSVTGLTVLAVDDEAPALDELAYLLGQHPDIASVHTAGDATSALRELNAHPIDAVFLDINMPGLSGIELAGVLRNFANRPAVVFVTAHDDKAVAAFDVGAVDYLLKPIRQNRLDEAVRRVTIARNNEPEPPDDPDAPDSDVIPAELGGITQLVPRETIGWVEAEGDYARLHAATGAHLVRIPLSVLETRWRDHGFQRIHRSYLVSLRLVTGLRTAEGAVLVRLRANGASPAVELPVSRRQARELRDRLVRDPMRNLKPAGSDD
- a CDS encoding cation acetate symporter; this encodes MTGSPLTAAALLIAAIATVVIGSWGVRLSRTTSDFLVASRSVGPRWNAAAISGEYLSAASFLGVAGLIAKYGADALWYPVGFTAGYLGLLLFVAAPLRRSGAYTVPDFAEFRLGSARLRKVAMLVVVIICVFYLAPQYQGAGLALKTLLGMPVWTGPVLVGAIVITNVVGGGMRSITFVQAFQYWLKLTAIAIPALALLGLFVTDRGELGGPLPPSVDRETTVQVETDVVVQVVDPSGITMTGQLDGKTVRDATFGTPGEHTVGAGTSLTLAAGAATPVVAGTPSTGSEWIVSGGGLGGGHPLYQVISIIVATFLGTMGLPHVLVRFYTNRDGRAARRTALAVIALLSFFYLFPTLLGVFSRLYVPQLLITGTADAAVLLAPGSAIGGALGQMLAALVAAGAIAAFLATSSGLLVSIAGALATDVMRGRVRDFRIAAVIGGVIPIPLSLLVADLELSRTVGLAFAVAASTLCPLLVLGIWWRGLTATGAACGLIVGGLACGSAVLVEITGGIDENVLGGWPAVMVGYPAAVSVPVAFATMIVVSRFTRATPDVAQIFARMHVPERLGMGVERLPEG
- a CDS encoding DUF485 domain-containing protein, giving the protein MPEIDLPARPAPTGEEFLAMQASPEFQDLRSRLRKFVFPMTAFFLIWYGIYVLLGAFATEFMATPVFGNVNVGLIIGLGQFLTTFIITGLYVRFANRDLDPRSAAIREELEGPLR
- a CDS encoding cation acetate symporter, coding for MNLLAATETVGNPIANMAIFGVFVVVTMVVVIRASKKNATADEFFTGGRAFSGPQNGIAIAGDYLSAASFLGIAGAIAVYGYDGFLYSIGFLVAWLVALLLVAELLRNTGRFTMADVLSFRLNQRKVRVAAATSTLTVSLFYLLAQMAGAGGLVALLMNINSRTGQSIVIAVVGLLMIVYVLVGGMKGTTWVQIIKAVLLIAGAGIMTVMVLAKFGMNFSEILGSAQAAISGATTEGVASRDVLAPGAQYGGSLTSQINFISLALALVLGTAGLPHVLMRFYTVPTAKEARKSVVWAIALIGAFYLFTLVLGYGAAALVGPDRILSAAGGVNSAAPLLALELGGVVLLGIISAVAFATILAVVAGLTITASASFAHDIYAGVWKKHKVTEDEQVRVSRITAVVLGIVAIGLGILANGQNVAFLVALAFAIAAAANLPTIVYSLYWKRFNTRGALWSMYGGLISTLILIIFSPAVSGAKTSMIPGADFAWFPLANPGIVSIPLAFALGIIGSLTSKDTGDPAINAEMEVRSLTGVGAEKAVAH
- a CDS encoding MFS transporter, producing the protein MVGTTLPTPLYALYAERMHFSVLTTTVIFAVYALGVLAALLLFGRWSDVLGRRPVLLAGLAFAIASAVVFLAADSVAMLLVGRFLSGLSAGLFTGTATAAVVEALPTAQRERAAMVATIVNIGGLGIGPVLAGALAEYVPHPLTLPFVVHIVLAALAAGAVLIAPETSPRTGRIGLQRLTVPAEVRAVFLTAATAAFAGFAVTGLFAAIAPSFVADVVGIANHAVAGAIAGSIFLASAVAQLAGRRIVPATAVAWGCAILVVGMVILAVALTFSSLTGIIVAAVVAGTGQGISFSRGLAAVVEQVPAKQRGEISSTYFVVGYVAISVPVVGVGFAAQAWGLRAAGVSFAAAVAVLSLGCLVAILLQSRHQARLSGSTQA
- a CDS encoding acyltransferase is translated as MAIAAFPTVAEVAASTPPERDRAIDVIRITALVGVVIGHTVMATSIIRDGVFHWENLLTTSVVFQALTWVFQIMPLFFFAGVAASAHTYAGAWGGWLLKRCTRLYRPVFYYLAFWTVALMVAHRALPVHVYEPIAGISIQLLWFLGAYVLVLAAVPLLTRINTAGRLVAAVATLYASVAVIDVIRINEPSWNWLGYANLAVWLVPGMFGVAYRYRLLTTSNAAVLGVSMLAINLALVRFGPYEPSLVGIEGQQLKNMAPPSLLLAGHAIMMCAFAIAAAPGIGRWARRPRVWWLTAIGNSGAMTLYLWHIPALLGMHLAFDLMGLPRYPGQPHFVALSIVQLVVMAVLVTALFVALRPLENNPLPYWDGGTVGESGVRSATVGALLCLAGAATLASVGWGMKGLGLYCVALMLGALVGARSLSR
- a CDS encoding DUF5302 domain-containing protein, translated to MADETPEDDTKRKFREALERKKTQTADGVSHAEAGRKQPRGAHGPVENRREFRRKSG
- a CDS encoding PPOX class F420-dependent oxidoreductase, which translates into the protein MGRQVFDDKLLALISGNSLGVLATVKKDGRPQLSNVSYWFDARNVALQVSVTEPRAKTRNLRRDPRASIHVSSDDGWAYAVAEGDAVLTPPAANAGDDTVEALIALYRNIAGEHPDWDDYRRAMVDDRRVLLTLPINHLYGMPPGIR
- a CDS encoding class I SAM-dependent methyltransferase, which gives rise to MSGLTGIDGTSLGGVSATTLWTLHNRGTEAKRSDGVIRDPWAVTLFDAIRYDYRKFGKPNQSHALRARAFDAAAIDYLTTHPKASVVALAEGLQTSFWRLARAGVADELTWYSIDLEPVMELRRRLLPRNDRIVELAQSALDRSWMDQVKTDDGVFITAEGLLMYLEPEDSLSLIADCAARFPGGQLMFDSIPHWFSRRTLSGLRLSDRYLTPAMPFAMTADEGLALAGSIDGVRSARDVSLPPGRGLWKLASLSTLDRIGAFRRARPSVTLLEFG